CCATCCTTGCCGAACTGCGCGAGCAAATGGCCGCCTATGGCATCACCGCCGAGGAGCTCAGCCGTCCCGCTGCCAAGGCCCCAAAGCCCAGGCAGCCGCTGGCCAGACCGTCGAGCCCCCCAAGGGCAAGAAGCCGGCAGTGCCTTCGCCAATGAAGTACCGCGGACCCGAGGGTCAGCAGTAGACCGGCCACGGAATGGCGCCCAAGTGGCTCAAAGACTTGATCGCAGAAGGAAAAGCCCGGGAGGATTTCCTGATCCGCCAGGACGCGGCAGCGTAGGGTAGGGCAGGGCAGCAACAGCGTAAAAAAAAGCGGCTTGAATCGGGCCGCCTTTCAGGCACGGCGCCATGCTGGCTCGCCCGGCATGTGAAACCAATCGATCGTTGAGCGTCCCCGGCAGGAAGCCGCCCAGCCCGGTTGCCCCATGGCTGAGCCGGTTTTTTTGCATGGGGGCGCTGACGCCCCCATGGGTTGAACGAACACCCGGACGGAATCAACCCGCCCAGGCAAAGGGCGCAAAGTGCCCGTTGCGCATGCCGGTTGCGTCCTCCCAGTCAATGCCGAATGCGTGAAAGCGGCTGCGCGTCGCCCTGGCAAGAGACAGCCGGCTATTGACGGGATGCGCGATGTTGTCAATGCCGATGGCCTGGCCAGGCGCGGTGACACTTGCCAGTCCTTCGCAAGCCTGGTTCACCAGTTCTCCAGCGCTCACTGAATACATCAGTCCGTTGGCCTCGAAGCGGATCGGCCGCCGCTCGACGCCTGCGATGCGGCCAACGAGCGGTGCGAGCATGGCCATCGGCCCCCCGGCTGACCCGGTGGCAATCGCACGGATCGCCTCCACTTGCGGCGGCGAAGCCGTTTCGTCCACGATAAGCCCGACGGCGATGTCGCCCTGACCCATCGGGCCCGGCGAATGCAGCATCACAATGAACGACAGGCCGCCCAGTCTGACACCGTCTTTCTCGCCTTTGTCGATGTGCAGGGCGACCGCAGCCTTGCAGTCGCCTTCGGTCGGCTGCGCTGTGAGGTTGGAGGTGAGGCAGGGGCAAAGAAATGCGCAATTGCATGTCTCCATGTATTGCCCGGTGATAGTCCAGCTAGACATCGCGATACTCCTTCAGGAAAAGGTCGGCTTGCCGCCGGCCTGCAGAAGATCTATGGTCAAACCAGTTTATGCCGATGTTTGAGCGTGTGCAATGCGGCTTTCGGGCCGTCAACGCATGAAGGGAAGGGATCGATGCAACAGCAAGAGCGTGCTTCGGGGAACAAGCCGCCACCAGGCCTGGGTTCCCTCGTTGCCCGCCAGCCCATGCTGACGATGTGCATCCTGGCCGTGAGCGTCATCGGCTGGGCGGTCCTGGCCTGGATGGCGGTTGACATGGAGCACCCTTTTGCCCAACTGACGATGCCGGTCTCTTCGAAGTGGAGCGTCGCCAACATGCTGGCGATCTGGACCATGTGGTCGCTCATGATGGCCGCGATGATGCTGCCCTCGGCGCTGCCCATGGTCCTGACGTTCGTCAACCTCAGCGGGCGCAGCCGACAGCGGGCGCGAGGATGCAGCTTCGTTGCCGCCTATGTGCTGATCTGGCTCACCTTCAGCGCGGGGGCGGCGGCCGCACAGTGGGCGTTGCAGGCCATGGGCTGGGTCAACCCCATGATCGTCAGCACGTCCGCCTGGCTGACGGGACTGCTGCTTGTCGCTGCCGGCCTGTATCAGTTTTCGCGGCTCAAACACCTGTGCCTGTCGCGCTGTCGCACGCCGGTGGTTTTTTTGCTCGGGCAGTGGCGCGCTGGCGTATCCGGGGCCTTTGTCATGGGCGTGCAGCACGGACTGTTGTGCCTGGGCTGCTGCTGGGCGCTGATGGCCTTGCTGTTCGTGGGTGGGGTGATGAACCTGGCCTGGATCGCTGCGCTGTCGATGGCCGTGGCGATCGAGAAACTTGCGCCCGGTGGGGAGCGAATGGCCAAAGCCCTCGGGCTGGTGCTGATGGCCGCCGGGCTGCTCAAGCTGGTGGTGCTCATGGCTTAGGAAGGAAGGCAGCCCGGTTGGCTGGCGCAGGCAAGCGTGCTTGTGCATCCCTGAACAGGCACTTGACCTTGCCGGCATGCCAGGGCCGCTCGTTCAGGATGAGCGTGGCGCCCATTGACGTGCGGACACAGGCGGCTTGAAAACGTCGTGTCGACGCCATGCTGCATGCCGGGCCCTTTCACTGCGTGATCACGACCAGCACGCTGCACGGTGCCTGCTCGATCAGCGCCTTGGAGACCGAGCCCCGCCACCAGCGCGCGGCCCATCCGTCCAGATGCTTGTGACCCACCACGATCAGGTCGGCCCCGATCCGGCGGGCATACTGCGTGATTTCACTCACCGCATCCCCGATCACCACCTCGCCGCGCGCGCTCAAGCCCGCATCGGCCAGCCTGCGCACGCCAGTGTCGAGGATTCCCTGGTAGCGGGTTTTTTCGCTTTCCTGCACCGTTTCGTTATAGACGACGCCCTCCGTCCCGACGGAGGCCAGCGGAAATGGCATCACGGCAATCAGCGTCAGGTCGGAATGGCTCCACTGGGCAATTTCATGGCAGTCCAGCAAGGCCTGCTGCCCGGGGGCAGAACCGTCGTAAGCCAGCAAGATTCGTTTGTACATGGCAGGCCTTCAAGTTTTAAGGGGCTGGCGATTACTCCAGCGTGAAGCCGATTCTCAGCGACACCTGCCAGTGCGCCACCTTGCCATCGACCACATGGCCCCGGGTCTCGGTGACGGTGAACCACTGGGATGCTGCGCACCGTCTCATGCACCCTGGCAATGGCCGTGCTCACGGCCTCTTCAATACTGACGCTGGGCGAGCCGGTCAGCTCCAGCAGCTT
This portion of the Polaromonas naphthalenivorans CJ2 genome encodes:
- a CDS encoding H-NS histone family protein, with translation MNELGELRQQIAEMQKQAADLQKKNRRAILAELREQMAAYGITAEELSRPAAKAPKPRQPLARPSSPPRARSRQCLRQ
- a CDS encoding H-NS family nucleoid-associated regulatory protein yields the protein MAPKWLKDLIAEGKAREDFLIRQDAAA
- a CDS encoding DUF1326 domain-containing protein; translation: MSSWTITGQYMETCNCAFLCPCLTSNLTAQPTEGDCKAAVALHIDKGEKDGVRLGGLSFIVMLHSPGPMGQGDIAVGLIVDETASPPQVEAIRAIATGSAGGPMAMLAPLVGRIAGVERRPIRFEANGLMYSVSAGELVNQACEGLASVTAPGQAIGIDNIAHPVNSRLSLARATRSRFHAFGIDWEDATGMRNGHFAPFAWAG
- a CDS encoding DUF2182 domain-containing protein encodes the protein MQQQERASGNKPPPGLGSLVARQPMLTMCILAVSVIGWAVLAWMAVDMEHPFAQLTMPVSSKWSVANMLAIWTMWSLMMAAMMLPSALPMVLTFVNLSGRSRQRARGCSFVAAYVLIWLTFSAGAAAAQWALQAMGWVNPMIVSTSAWLTGLLLVAAGLYQFSRLKHLCLSRCRTPVVFLLGQWRAGVSGAFVMGVQHGLLCLGCCWALMALLFVGGVMNLAWIAALSMAVAIEKLAPGGERMAKALGLVLMAAGLLKLVVLMA
- a CDS encoding universal stress protein, encoding MYKRILLAYDGSAPGQQALLDCHEIAQWSHSDLTLIAVMPFPLASVGTEGVVYNETVQESEKTRYQGILDTGVRRLADAGLSARGEVVIGDAVSEITQYARRIGADLIVVGHKHLDGWAARWWRGSVSKALIEQAPCSVLVVITQ